The Sandaracinus amylolyticus genomic interval GATGTGCTGCCCGCCCGCGGTGATCGTCGGCATCGGCTCGCGCACGTCCGCGCCCGCGGCGGTGCCGTAGAACTTCTCGAGGTGCGCGACCGAGAGGGAGTGGTGGTCCTGCGTCGTCACGGTCCCGAGCGCGCGCCCGAGCTCATGCCCGACGACGCCCCCGTAGTGCTTCGTCACGAACGCCGCGACGAGCGCGTGCTTCGCGGCGCCCGCGACGACGGTGCCGAGCGGCTTATCGAGCCCGGGCACGCGCGGCGCCTGCCCGTCGCGCTCGCCGTACCCGGTCTGCACGAGCGTCGGCGCGATGAGCGCGAGCTCGCCGCGGTTCGCCGCGGTCACCGTGCGCACCGGCTCGTCGATCGAATGCACGCGCGCGTCGCGCGGATGCGTGACGGGCACGATGAACGGGCGCGCCGCGTCGATCACATACCGACGCACGCCCGCCGCGATCCGTCGCAGCGTCGCGTCGGCGAGCGGGCGCGCGCGCTCGAAGATCGACGGGCACGGAATCGACCAGTCGATCACCTCGGCGGCGGTGCGCCACGCGCGCGGCCCGCGCCCCGAGCGCGCGTGGGTCGGCTCGGGCCACGTGATCGGCTGACCGTCGCGACGCGCGACCAGGAAGAGCCGCTTGCGCGTCGTCGGCGCGCCGTAGTCGGCGGCGACGAGGATGCGGTGCTCGACGCGGTACCCGTAGCGCTCGAGCTTGCGCACGAACGCGCGGAAGGTCTGCCCGGCGCGCGCCTTGTCGGGCCGATCGTCGGGCCCAAGCGGGCCCCAGTCCGCGAACTCTTCGACGTTCTCCAGCGCGATCACGCGCGGCGCGACATCGCGCGCCCAGCGCACGACCACCCACGCGAGCCCGCGGATCTTCTTCTTCCGCGGCTTGCCGCCCTTCGACTTCGAGAAGTGCGTGCAGTCCGGCGACGCCCACAGCAGGCCGACCGGGCGCCCGCCGACGACCTCGCGCGGCGTGACGCGGAAGACGCTCTCGCAGTAGTGCACCGTCGTCGGGTGATTCGCCGCGTGCATCGCGATCGCGGCGGGGTCGTGGTTCACCGCGATGTCCGGGTGCCGCCCGAGCGCGCGCGCGATCCCCTCGCTCGCGCCGCCGCCGCCCGCGAAGAGATCGACGACGAGCTCGCGCTCGACCCACGCGCCAAGCCGGAGCTGCGACGTGTGACCGCGCGGGCTCACGGCTGCACCCGCCGGAACGTGATCGCCCACACCCACGGGTTGCTCGCCCACGAGGCGCGCTCGCCGTTGAGTTCGTCCCAGAGCATCGAGAACTTGTCGCGCGCATCGACGACGATCGGCCCGTCTTCGAGCGACACGGTCGTGGGCTCGACGGCCTCCGCGCGCGCGTCGTCCTGGGTGATCGCCTGCAGGCGCTCGACGCGGATCTCGGTGACCTCGAGCACGATGCGCGCGTCGGCGCGCTTCATGTGGATCGACGGCTTCCACACCTTCGCGTCGTCGCTCGGGACGAGCACATTCGGCGGCCAGCGGCCGGTGCCGAGGTCGGCGCGGTAGACGACACGGCGTCCGTTGCCGGTCGCGATCGACCACGTCTCACGCACCCACAGCCGATCGCCGGGCTCGCCGTAGGGGCACGTGATCCACTCGTCGTGCTGCGGCGAGAACGGCCACATGGGCGATCGGGCGTCGGCCTCGAAGCGTTCGTCGACGCAGTCGGCGCCGCGCAGCTTCACCAGACGCCGTGTCTGCATCTTCGTGCCCGCGAGCAGCGCGCGGACAAGGGGGCCGGAGAAGAGGATCGGTCGCTCACGCATCGCGCCCCTCCCCGTCGATCACGACCACGTCGCCCGCGCTCGGCTCGTCGTCGTCGATCGACGGCACCCGGTCCGGGCAGTCGAACGAGCAGAAGCCCGAGTCGGTCTCGTGCGTCGGGCAGCGCGTTTCGGCCGCGTCCGCTTCGGCGCGCAGCGGGCACGTCGCGGGGGGCGCGTCCGCGCGCCCGCGCACCTCGGTGCAGGACGCGCGCCGCGCGAGCTCGCAGTCGCCGCACGTCGCCGGCGTCGTGGCCCTGCGTTCGCGGGCGGCCTGGAGCAGAGCGACTGCGTCGCCGAACGAGATGTCCGGATCGGACTCCACGCGCGCGATCGCTTCCACGACCCGCGTAAGCCGTGCGCGGAGGTCGGCGATCGTGGCGAGCGTGCAGGCGTGCTCCGGCCCTCTGTGCGTGTGCCAGTGGGGCTCGTCCGCGAGGGCGTCGTGCACCGCGCCTGCGCGCCGCAGCGCCTCGTCGCGCTCACGCTCGGTGATCGTGATCGCGTGCTCGAGCGCCTGCGCATCGGGCCCACCGAGCTCACCGCGACGGCGTGCGTGTTCGCGCACGTTCAAGCGCAGCGGTGACGGGCGCAGCGCGTCGCGCTCCCGCTCCGCACGGTCGCGCTCGTCGATGGCGCGCTGCCGTCCGCGCTCGGCGTTCTTCACGAGCTGCCGCTCGAGATCGACGGCACGCTCGAGCTCCGCGACGCGAGCCTCCGCGCGCTCCGCGCGCGCGAGCATCTGATCGGGCAGGGTCGTCGCGTCGGCGCGCCGCCCGATCGAACCCATGAACGCGTCGAGTGCTCGCGCGCACTCGCCGCAGAGGTCGTAGTTCTTGTTCACGGCGCCGACGCCGCCGCCGAGTCCGACGCCCCAGCGCTCCGCGCCGCGGATGTGCAGGCCCTCGCCGGGGACCTCCGCGTACTTCGTGAAGACGAGCCCGCAGCGATCGCACGCGTACTCGTCGCGACGGTCGATCGACGTCATCGCGGCAGCTCCTCGCAGAGCACGACGCGGCACGCGCGCGCGATCTCGTCCTCGTCGTCGCGCACGTCCTCTTCGATGTACCGGCGCGCGCTCTCGTCGCGCGCGGCCATCTCGATCGCGTGCCGCTTCGCGTCGTCGGGCTCGAAGCCCTCGAACGTCCGCTCGTCGACGTACGTCGCGCCCGACCGCAGCGGGACGGACACCTTCACGCGGTATCGCTTCATCGCGGCCCCTGTCGCTCGACGGCGCGCAGCTCGGGGGCCACCGCGGCGAGCTGATTGTTCTTCGCCGTGAGGCGCTGCTCGACCGCGCGCTGCAGGTCGATCTGTCCGTCGGGACACGTGGTCGCCATGCGCAGCGCGCAGATCACGAAATCGGCGATGTACTTCTCGACGTCCGCCCGCTTCGCCGGGTCGGCCCAGTCGAAACCGCCGTGCTCGGCTTCATCGATGATCGCCGCGAGCTTCCCGCCCGCCTTGTGCACGTGCAGCAGTGCATGCGCGAAGTCCTTGTGCGTCATCGGCGACGACCTGAAGTCGCGGTGGTAGTGCGCGGTCCAGGGCAGCGCGGACTGCAGCTCTCGAATGGTCCTGTCGTTCATGCGCGTGTCCCTCCGCGCGACGATCGAGCTGTGGTCGGAGCGGGGGCTCCGCCGATCGATCGCCGCGCGCAGAGGCCGAGCACCATCGCTCGGCGTGCGCCTTGACCCGCCGCCTCTCACCGTCGGCGCGGGCGAAGTCCTCAGCCGGCCGGCGGCTCTTCGTGCGCGGGCACCTCGCCGGCGCTCGAGTCGGGAGCGGACGCGCGGCGACGCACGACCTCACCGGCCCACGGGCGCAGCCTCTCGAGGTCGCGCGCGGTCCACTCCTTCACCGGCCGACCGACGTGGCGCTCGTAGTCCTCGCGCGCGATGCCGCAGTCGACCACGAGCCACTTCGCGGCCTTCAGGTTGCGATCGACGTCGACCTCGTCGCCGCCCTTCGCGCTCGCGCGCTCGCCCGTCTCCTCCTGCATGTCCTTCGTCGCGATGCCGAGGAGCGAGAGCGCCGTGTAGCGCTGCAGCAGCGTGATGGTCGACGCGACGGCCTGCGCGGGGCTCTTGCTCCCGCTGGTGTCCGACGGCGCCTCGAGGGAGCACTCTTCGGCGTGCCCCTCGGCGTGCGTCAGGCGGCACGTCACGCGCACGACGTTCTTCTCGCCGGTCGTCGGAACCCACGCGAGCGAGAACCCGTGCTGCGTGAGCGGACCGGTGATCGCGTCCATCACGCCAGCGAGCGAGGCGTGCGTGTAGTGCGTGCGCTTGCCCGCGTTGTTCGTGAAGTCGACGACCGAGTCCTTCTCGATCACGGTCGGCAAGTCGCGCTTCAGCGCGGTGAGCGCGCGCGTGTACGCCTTGCGGGCCTCGCCCGCCTCCCACTCGCGCTGCATCGCGAGGAGCTCGCGTAGCGTCGTCACGTCGCCCAGCG includes:
- a CDS encoding DNA cytosine methyltransferase, giving the protein MSPRGHTSQLRLGAWVERELVVDLFAGGGGASEGIARALGRHPDIAVNHDPAAIAMHAANHPTTVHYCESVFRVTPREVVGGRPVGLLWASPDCTHFSKSKGGKPRKKKIRGLAWVVVRWARDVAPRVIALENVEEFADWGPLGPDDRPDKARAGQTFRAFVRKLERYGYRVEHRILVAADYGAPTTRKRLFLVARRDGQPITWPEPTHARSGRGPRAWRTAAEVIDWSIPCPSIFERARPLADATLRRIAAGVRRYVIDAARPFIVPVTHPRDARVHSIDEPVRTVTAANRGELALIAPTLVQTGYGERDGQAPRVPGLDKPLGTVVAGAAKHALVAAFVTKHYGGVVGHELGRALGTVTTQDHHSLSVAHLEKFYGTAAGADVREPMPTITAGGQHIAAVRTLLARYEAGADPLLSIDGEAFAIVDIGMRMLVPRELFRAQGFGDHYIIDPVVDRPLRNGGVLRLPMTKTEQIAKAGNSVCPPLAEAIVRANVRGRVEVAA
- a CDS encoding ERF family protein, with product MSDTHGTTIMTAPTSAPARAHPLVAAAMAHGTALGDVTTLRELLAMQREWEAGEARKAYTRALTALKRDLPTVIEKDSVVDFTNNAGKRTHYTHASLAGVMDAITGPLTQHGFSLAWVPTTGEKNVVRVTCRLTHAEGHAEECSLEAPSDTSGSKSPAQAVASTITLLQRYTALSLLGIATKDMQEETGERASAKGGDEVDVDRNLKAAKWLVVDCGIAREDYERHVGRPVKEWTARDLERLRPWAGEVVRRRASAPDSSAGEVPAHEEPPAG